In Bosea sp. ANAM02, a single genomic region encodes these proteins:
- a CDS encoding MucR family transcriptional regulator: MDKNDLVDLTATIVAAYVSHNSLPRAEIGQLITDTYGALSKVGAGEVVAEVTAPQPAVPVKKSVSPDFIVCLEDGKKFKSLKRHLRSAYNMSPEEYRTKWNLPADYPMVAPNYAEARSNLAKKMGLGRKAAIGRRAA, from the coding sequence ATGGACAAGAATGACTTGGTCGACCTGACCGCCACGATCGTTGCCGCTTACGTTTCTCACAACAGCCTGCCGCGCGCCGAGATCGGTCAGCTGATCACCGACACCTATGGCGCGCTCAGCAAGGTCGGCGCCGGCGAGGTCGTGGCGGAAGTCACCGCCCCGCAGCCGGCCGTCCCGGTCAAGAAGTCGGTGTCCCCCGACTTCATCGTCTGCCTGGAGGACGGCAAGAAGTTCAAGTCGCTGAAGCGCCACCTCCGCTCGGCCTACAACATGTCGCCCGAGGAATACCGCACCAAATGGAACCTCCCGGCTGACTATCCGATGGTCGCGCCGAACTATGCCGAGGCGCGCTCGAACCTCGCCAAGAAGATGGGCCTCGGCCGCAAGGCTGCGATCGGCCGCCGGGCAGCCTGA
- a CDS encoding aminoacyl-tRNA hydrolase, whose protein sequence is MSDPVEPKARELKMWLAVRTDLPVSVGKLLGQAMHAAGWLHLRVASEKPALLQEYLEDATPKIVVAVTSEEALERVEREAAAAGIPHQSVRDAGRSEIEPGTKTVCLFGPAYRDELPSYLRRLRTLQNNQFTAGIAEASA, encoded by the coding sequence ATGAGTGATCCTGTCGAACCGAAGGCACGCGAGCTCAAGATGTGGCTCGCTGTGCGAACCGATCTTCCGGTATCAGTCGGCAAGCTGCTCGGCCAAGCAATGCATGCGGCAGGCTGGCTGCACCTTCGCGTGGCCTCTGAGAAGCCCGCTCTGTTGCAGGAGTACTTGGAGGATGCGACGCCCAAGATCGTCGTTGCGGTAACCTCTGAGGAGGCTCTGGAGCGGGTTGAGCGTGAAGCGGCAGCAGCAGGCATACCTCATCAGTCCGTGCGCGACGCCGGCCGCTCCGAGATCGAGCCCGGCACGAAGACGGTGTGCCTCTTCGGGCCGGCCTATCGCGATGAGCTGCCAAGCTACCTTCGCAGGCTGCGGACACTGCAGAACAACCAGTTCACCGCGGGCATCGCGGAGGCGTCGGCATAG
- a CDS encoding DUF4262 domain-containing protein encodes MTTAFDLPDGSLKPHDRTFLDHIRNSGWAGTAVGSGPGPAFSYSTGMWFTAQQPEHIILGFSPEIARAVLWNAYREGTKGRPLEVGRPTDALFEDIPVYVFDVDQERYREFLGWSIWFYRGIEFPTRQLVWPDKQGVFPWQDGFDERMRRYQIDLTRDGWDKSALPEPGGAALH; translated from the coding sequence ATGACGACAGCCTTCGATCTTCCTGACGGCTCTCTGAAGCCTCATGACCGCACGTTTCTCGACCACATCAGGAACAGCGGTTGGGCCGGCACGGCGGTTGGCAGCGGCCCTGGCCCCGCCTTCAGCTATTCGACCGGGATGTGGTTCACCGCCCAGCAGCCAGAGCACATCATCCTCGGCTTTTCGCCGGAGATCGCGCGCGCGGTGCTCTGGAACGCATATCGAGAGGGCACGAAAGGGAGACCCCTCGAAGTCGGCAGACCGACCGACGCGCTCTTCGAAGACATCCCTGTCTACGTCTTCGATGTCGACCAGGAGCGATATCGCGAGTTCCTCGGCTGGAGCATCTGGTTCTACCGCGGCATCGAGTTCCCGACCCGACAGCTCGTTTGGCCCGATAAGCAGGGTGTGTTCCCCTGGCAGGACGGCTTCGACGAGCGCATGCGCCGGTACCAGATCGATCTGACGCGCGATGGTTGGGACAAATCGGCCCTCCCAGAACCCGGCGGCGCCGCTCTTCACTGA
- a CDS encoding pentapeptide repeat-containing protein, giving the protein MDPAIAFIGADLAKSEFCGTAERPLDLRNWNFSGADMTGALFENVIVDRTTKFDGAKLEGIVGADADRVLAFVNAAAVLRAVRLVTTPIKLVDTGVEGAGEQRFRCQLLLDCTELSLWSGDQVEVVLSGSDGRRQELPAGIADYLRQEIDEDDLDDEKVLSFEGVKLLTPGDLPVLSASSCGGRRPSREVAEAVIDAFLTETLGELDAPFELHEDGGENDAPNKCGWAFWVRSEDTTSYLHEDLGIEWYGTGYDPDDEPSDEPSP; this is encoded by the coding sequence ATGGACCCCGCGATCGCCTTCATCGGCGCTGATCTCGCCAAGAGCGAATTCTGTGGCACGGCCGAGCGCCCGCTCGACCTGCGAAACTGGAATTTCTCCGGCGCCGATATGACTGGTGCCCTCTTCGAGAACGTCATCGTCGATCGGACGACGAAGTTCGACGGCGCGAAGCTCGAAGGGATCGTCGGGGCCGACGCAGACCGTGTTTTGGCATTCGTCAACGCCGCTGCGGTCCTTCGAGCGGTTCGGTTGGTGACCACGCCGATAAAGCTGGTCGACACTGGCGTCGAAGGTGCGGGCGAGCAGCGCTTTCGGTGCCAGCTGCTCCTCGACTGCACTGAACTGTCGCTCTGGTCCGGAGATCAGGTCGAAGTCGTGCTGAGCGGCTCCGATGGCCGTCGCCAGGAGCTTCCGGCCGGGATCGCCGACTATCTGAGGCAGGAGATCGACGAAGATGACCTCGATGACGAGAAGGTCCTGTCTTTCGAGGGCGTCAAGCTTCTGACGCCTGGTGATCTGCCGGTGTTGTCGGCATCGTCCTGCGGCGGCCGGCGGCCATCGCGCGAGGTCGCTGAAGCCGTCATCGATGCCTTCCTCACGGAGACGCTCGGCGAGCTGGATGCGCCCTTCGAGCTCCATGAAGACGGCGGCGAGAACGACGCCCCAAACAAGTGCGGCTGGGCGTTTTGGGTCCGCTCCGAGGACACCACCTCCTACCTCCATGAGGATCTGGGGATCGAATGGTATGGCACGGGCTACGACCCCGATGACGAGCCCTCCGATGAGCCCTCGCCCTGA
- a CDS encoding metallophosphoesterase family protein — MPRLWILSDLHREVAENRGFLPTRPDADILLVAGDVQEENVSDAIAFVDSIRHGMEAVFVAGNHECWGTSLQAVSEAGREAGQRHGVHFLDDSFVELAGIVIGGGTFWHPVCAQEIDAAPDLTKIMTGEQPAWFGGRHPSLPYEEPIFVDGPGVMDRRAKNRTIQQRHEASIAALRCQHADVVLTHYPPTMAALSALPNARLWVHGHIHRRIESRHGDTRIVGNARGGISIVPDFAPALVVEI, encoded by the coding sequence ATGCCTCGCCTTTGGATTCTCTCTGATCTGCATCGTGAAGTTGCGGAGAACCGCGGGTTTCTCCCGACCCGGCCTGATGCCGACATCCTGCTCGTCGCCGGCGATGTGCAGGAGGAAAACGTGTCCGACGCGATCGCCTTCGTCGACAGCATCAGGCACGGCATGGAGGCCGTCTTCGTGGCAGGAAACCACGAGTGCTGGGGAACGTCGCTCCAGGCCGTCTCTGAGGCCGGGCGGGAGGCCGGACAACGCCATGGCGTCCACTTCCTCGATGACAGCTTCGTCGAGCTCGCCGGGATCGTGATCGGTGGCGGCACCTTCTGGCATCCGGTCTGCGCCCAGGAGATCGATGCGGCACCAGATCTGACCAAGATCATGACCGGCGAGCAGCCGGCCTGGTTCGGCGGGAGGCATCCCTCTCTGCCCTACGAAGAACCCATCTTCGTCGACGGGCCCGGCGTTATGGATCGCCGCGCGAAGAACCGGACGATCCAGCAGCGTCACGAAGCATCGATCGCTGCGCTTCGGTGTCAACACGCGGATGTCGTGCTCACGCACTACCCGCCCACGATGGCAGCTCTATCTGCGCTCCCAAATGCCAGGCTCTGGGTCCACGGACACATCCATAGGCGTATCGAGAGCCGTCATGGCGACACCCGGATCGTCGGCAACGCGCGAGGCGGCATCTCGATCGTGCCGGATTTCGCCCCGGCCCTGGTCGTCGAGATCTGA
- a CDS encoding M48 family metalloprotease — translation MGSSLLRVAYAFWVLATPHLFSPSAAEAQERTRIDFDAVPTIHFPAGSRVVSAYPAFEDYAHMLFDLCDALKLSSKECSIFPMNAKLGGNALATLVDGNRIIVYDRELSGQVGYDGAEMIIAHELGHHRCGHLGKAADTTHELQADAFAGAAARLRGKTLKDALSAVPLFSKRPGRTHPSSAARVAAITAGWNNPEAGRACRLPD, via the coding sequence ATGGGCAGCTCACTACTTCGCGTCGCCTACGCCTTCTGGGTTCTGGCGACGCCACACTTGTTTTCACCGTCAGCAGCAGAAGCGCAGGAGCGAACGCGGATCGACTTCGACGCTGTGCCCACCATCCACTTTCCCGCCGGCAGTCGCGTCGTCTCCGCCTACCCGGCTTTCGAAGACTATGCTCACATGCTCTTCGATCTCTGCGATGCGCTGAAACTTTCCAGCAAGGAATGCTCGATCTTCCCGATGAACGCGAAGCTCGGAGGCAACGCTCTGGCGACGCTCGTCGATGGCAACCGGATCATCGTCTATGATCGCGAGCTCTCTGGTCAGGTTGGCTACGACGGTGCGGAGATGATCATCGCCCATGAGCTTGGGCATCATCGCTGTGGCCATCTCGGAAAGGCGGCCGACACCACGCACGAGCTCCAGGCAGACGCCTTCGCCGGCGCGGCAGCTCGTCTTCGCGGGAAGACTCTGAAGGATGCCCTCTCAGCTGTCCCTCTGTTCTCGAAACGACCCGGGCGGACCCATCCATCCAGCGCTGCCCGTGTTGCGGCGATCACCGCGGGCTGGAACAATCCAGAGGCTGGACGTGCTTGCCGGTTGCCAGACTAG
- a CDS encoding metallophosphoesterase, with protein sequence MRIWLFSDLHQEHDDQPWDPIPEAPADGFDVLVVPGDVHTPLTRSLQWLHERFPGSRVIYVPGNHDYYWDGGEERYTLWDQLDRGRELADRLGIDLLLDSSVEIDGTRFVGGTLWTDFRLDTWSLHSAMREAERDMKDYKKIRRKPEGGKKLRAIETLAMHRATRRYLADELAQPWDGETVVVTHHAPHPNSLAHRMDSHGYCYASDLTGLIEQAAPEVWLHGHIHKARDYTIGSTRIVTNPRGHIEETTGFLPGLVVETKLAPAFSPA encoded by the coding sequence ATGCGCATCTGGCTCTTTTCCGATCTCCACCAAGAGCACGACGATCAACCTTGGGACCCGATCCCGGAGGCGCCGGCGGACGGCTTCGACGTGCTCGTGGTTCCCGGCGACGTCCACACACCACTCACCCGGTCGCTTCAATGGCTCCATGAGCGCTTTCCGGGCTCGCGAGTGATCTATGTCCCAGGAAATCACGACTATTACTGGGATGGGGGCGAAGAGCGATACACGCTCTGGGATCAGCTCGATCGCGGACGCGAGCTCGCCGACAGACTGGGCATTGATCTGCTCCTCGACAGCTCCGTCGAGATTGATGGAACGCGCTTCGTCGGCGGGACTCTCTGGACGGATTTCCGGCTGGACACGTGGTCCCTGCACAGTGCCATGCGTGAGGCCGAGCGCGACATGAAGGACTATAAAAAGATCCGCCGGAAGCCCGAAGGGGGCAAGAAGCTTCGAGCAATCGAAACGTTAGCTATGCATCGAGCTACGCGTCGCTATCTCGCGGATGAGTTGGCGCAGCCATGGGATGGGGAGACCGTCGTCGTGACGCATCACGCGCCGCACCCCAACTCACTCGCGCATCGGATGGACTCCCATGGCTATTGCTATGCCTCGGACCTCACTGGGCTGATTGAACAGGCCGCGCCGGAGGTCTGGCTCCATGGGCATATTCACAAGGCCCGGGATTATACGATCGGGTCGACGCGGATCGTCACCAACCCTCGAGGCCACATCGAGGAAACCACGGGCTTTCTTCCAGGCCTTGTGGTTGAAACGAAGCTGGCGCCGGCGTTCTCCCCGGCCTGA